Proteins from a genomic interval of Nasonia vitripennis strain AsymCx chromosome 3, Nvit_psr_1.1, whole genome shotgun sequence:
- the LOC100122546 gene encoding speckle-type POZ protein B-like, with protein sequence MDANQQQQTSTADSWCQTHVNVVETNFMWTISNFSFCNEKPAEALESTTFSADSCDSLKWRMQFYPSGNNQENKDYVSLFLHLVSCDKPAVKVDFRFCILDKDGREVNERKTTEKWQFYQGRQSGFPKFVKRDIVLDPASGLLLADQLRVMCRIKSATGRVERTSQEALQLEGPRGPDLLSKMSLDFEQLIELERFSDVCLIVVDEAVRLPAHRNVLAARSPVFAAMFEHDMRESQDGTVQIYDFDAETIRAMLRYIYTGRLDDIELRADKLLGAADKYALDGLKFACEQTLCAQLSVPAAAEYLVVAELHSAYRLKAKALSFVRANLKQVIDTPGFKSLGSSQPCLLEEILRSMTER encoded by the exons ATGGATGCGAATCAACAGCAGCAGACCTCGACTGCCGACAGCTGGTGCCAGACTCACGTGAACGTCGTCGAGACGAACTTCATGTGGACCATCAGCAACTTCAGCTTCTGCAACGAGAAGCCGGCCGAGGCACTCGAGTCGACG ACCTTCTCGGCGGACTCGTGCGACTCGCTCAAGTGGCGCATGCAGTTCTACCCGAGCGGCAACAACCAGGAGAACAAGGACTACGTCTCGCTGTTCCTGCACCTGGTGAGCTGCGACAAGCCGGCGGTGAAGGTCGACTTTCGCTTCTGCATTCTGGACAAGGACGGCCGCGAGGTGAACGAGCGCAAGACCACCGAGAAGTGGCAGTTCTACCAGGGCCGCCAGTCGGGCTTCCCCAAGTTCGTCAAGCGCGACATCGTCCTCGACCCGGCGAGCGGCCTCCTCCTGGCCGACCAGCTGCGCGTCATGTGTCGCATCAAGTCGGCCACGGGCCGCGTCGAGCGCACGAGCCAGGAGGCGCTGCAGCTGGAGGGACCCCGAGGGCCCGACCTCCTCTCCAAGATGTCGCTCGACTTCGAGCAGCTCATCGAGCTCGAGCGCTTCAGCGACGTGTGCCTCATCGTCGTCGACGAGGCCGTCCGGCTGCCCGCGCACCGGAACGTCCTGGCCGCCCGGAGCCCGGTCTTCGCGGCCATGTTCGAGCACGACATGCGCGAGAGCCAGGACGGCACCGTGCAAATCTACGACTTCGACGCGGAAACCATCCGGGCGATGCTGCGCTACATCTACACCGGCAGGCTCGACGACATCGAGCTCCGGGCCGACAAGCTCCTCGGGGCCGCCGACAAGTACGCCCTGGACGGACTCAAGTTCGCGTGCGAGCAGACGCTCTGCGCCCAGCTGAGCGTCCCGGCTGCGGCCGAGTATCTGGTGGTGGCCGAACTGCACAGCGCCTACAGGCTCAAGGCCAAGGCTCTGAGCTTCGTCAGGGCCAACCTCAAGCAGGTCATCGACACGCCGGGCTTCAAGAGCCTCGGCAGCTCCCAGCCCTGCTTGCTCGAGGAGATTCTCAGGTCCATGACTGAGCGCTGA
- the LOC107980847 gene encoding uncharacterized protein LOC107980847, translated as MTTSNEEAPVVPNPDYDNDSDPQTSNRRPSNQTEILPVQVQKQLQDKMNGTASPSQIKAFPQNIIEEETQDAQTAKNGATPSTVVTQDAQTANKEATPTKVVTILSNDPNIQIRVLPDENQPTDESSTKIRPAAETEAQGQSLETDVNGNEDSSVNGASIVEQPLRVSSGPAAVDKLTEDFGQLLEAEIDTDVTIQVGRHTFPAHRLILKARCPELLRTARAAVPLMPPPVPSVSDASSTSSCCSGPSKQKERSAKRQQQKQQEEPKKPVEPQLLSYVIELPSPPFTEDLVRGLLRYIYTSRIEVLAGIVEELLVVAGDHRLFELKARLECHLWENLVDDNCLRLLVFADKERNQWDCRKLKRRALKYIKDRIELIILREEFKNLKNGHCKLLEEVLRAVVFGDDWIEGATQNSTAIGY; from the exons ATGACTACGAGCAACGAAGAGGCACCGGTAGTGCCGAACCCGGATTACGACAACGATTCCGATCCGCAAACTTCCAACAGACGTCCAAGCAACCAAACGGAAATCCTTCCGGTGCAAGTTCAAAAACAGCTGCAGGACAAAATGAACGGCACTGCTTCGCCTAGCCAAATAAAAGCTTTTCCGCAGAATATAATCGAAGAAGAGACGCAAGACGCTCAAACAGCTAAGAACGGAGCTACTCCGAGTACAGTTGTGACGCAAGACGCTCAAACAGCCAACAAGGAGGCCACTCCGACGAAAGTTGTCACGATATTATCCAACGATCCCAACATCCAGATCAGGGTGTTGCCGGATGAGAACCAGCCGACGGACGAAAGCTCAACGAAGATCAGGCCTGCAGCCGAGACAGAGGCCCAGGGCCAATCGCTCGAAACCGATGTAAACGGCAACGAGGACTCGAGCGTTAATGGGGCATCGATCGTCGAGCAACCGTTGCGGGTTTCATCCGGCCCGGCGGCGGTGGACAAGCTAACAGAGGACTTTGGTCAGCTGCTCGAAGCCGAGATCGACACGGACGTGACGATCCAGGTCGGCAGACACACTTTCCCAGCTCATCGGCTCATCCTCAAGGCCCGGTGTCCCGAGCTGCTGAGGACCGCCAGGGCTGCGGTCCCACTGATGCCACCTCCGGTCCCCTCGGTCTCCGATGCCTCATCCACCTCCTCGTGCTGCAGTGGTCCGAGCAAACAGAAGGAGCGATCTGCGAAACgtcagcagcagaagcagcaggaGGAGCCAAAGAAGCCGGTGGAGCCGCAGCTACTGTCGTACGTGATCGAGCTGCCGAGTCCGCCGTTCACCGAAGACCTCGTCCGCGGCCTGCTGCGCTACATCTACACGTCGAGGATCGAGGTACTGGCCGGCATCGTCGAGGAGCTGCTCGTCGTCGCCGGGGACCATCGACTCTTCGAGCTCAAGGCCAGACTCGAGTGCCACCTCTGGGAGAACCTGGTCGACGACAACTGCCTCAGACTGCTGGTGTTCGCGGATAAGGAGAGGAACCAGTGGGACTGTCGCAAGCTCAAGAGGAGAGCTTTGAAGTACATCAAGGATAGGATCGAGCTGATCATCCTGAGGGAGGAGTTTAAGAATTTAAAGAACGGACACTGCAAGCTTCTCGAGGAGGTCCTCAGGGCTGTCGTCTTCGGGGACGACTGGATTGAAGGAGCGACGCAGAACA GTACAGCTATTGGCTATTGA